One window of Gloeothece citriformis PCC 7424 genomic DNA carries:
- a CDS encoding SDR family oxidoreductase yields the protein MKIVIIGCGYVGKAIAQVWTQAGHEVTATTTTPEKVADLERLATGVMVVKGDNPEALKEAIADQEVILLSVAAKSRSVDGYRETYLNTAKNLVSALEENRTVQQVIYTGSYGVLGSKQGQWIDETASVTPINEHGDILLQTEQVLLSGLQEPLKLCILRLAGIYGPRRELIKIFGSWAGTTRPGTGEDYTNWVHLDDIVGALKLIQQQQLEGIYHLADDSPMPKKEFYRRLFESHGLPALSWNSSQSSERVYNLRLSNQKLKRAGLNLVHPETEF from the coding sequence ATGAAAATAGTAATTATTGGCTGTGGATATGTGGGTAAAGCGATCGCTCAAGTTTGGACTCAAGCCGGACATGAGGTAACAGCAACTACGACTACTCCGGAAAAAGTAGCCGACTTAGAAAGACTCGCTACAGGAGTTATGGTAGTTAAAGGAGATAACCCAGAGGCACTCAAAGAAGCGATCGCCGATCAAGAGGTGATTTTATTGAGTGTAGCGGCTAAAAGTCGCAGTGTCGACGGTTATCGAGAAACCTATTTAAATACGGCTAAAAATTTAGTCAGTGCTTTAGAAGAAAATAGGACGGTTCAACAGGTCATTTATACCGGAAGTTATGGGGTATTAGGAAGTAAACAGGGACAATGGATCGATGAAACCGCATCGGTGACACCCATCAATGAACATGGAGACATTTTATTACAGACAGAACAAGTGTTATTATCCGGACTTCAAGAGCCATTAAAATTATGTATTTTACGGTTAGCGGGAATTTATGGCCCTAGACGGGAATTAATTAAAATTTTTGGGTCTTGGGCAGGAACAACCCGTCCGGGGACTGGAGAGGATTATACCAATTGGGTTCATTTAGATGATATTGTTGGGGCACTAAAATTAATTCAACAGCAACAATTAGAAGGAATTTATCATCTGGCCGATGATAGTCCGATGCCAAAAAAAGAATTTTATCGGCGTTTGTTTGAGAGTCATGGACTGCCGGCTCTGAGTTGGAATTCTTCTCAATCTTCAGAGCGAGTCTATAATCTTCGGTTATCTAATCAAAAGCTGAAAAGGGCAGGGTTAAATTTAGTTCATCCTGAAACGGAATTTTAA
- a CDS encoding RNA recognition motif domain-containing protein: MSIYVGNLPFEVEEKHINDVFADYGQVKRVYMPVDRETGRRRGFAFVEMETQSQEASAIAELDRAEWMGRQLKVNKAREREERSRDGGGYRNKSRF; the protein is encoded by the coding sequence ATGTCAATTTATGTAGGAAACCTCCCTTTTGAAGTTGAAGAAAAGCACATCAACGACGTTTTTGCTGACTATGGACAGGTTAAACGAGTTTATATGCCAGTAGACCGAGAAACGGGTCGTCGTCGAGGGTTTGCTTTTGTAGAAATGGAAACTCAATCCCAAGAAGCTTCAGCTATTGCGGAATTAGACCGGGCTGAATGGATGGGAAGACAACTCAAAGTTAATAAAGCCAGAGAACGGGAAGAAAGAAGCAGAGACGGGGGCGGATACAGAAACAAATCTCGTTTCTAA
- a CDS encoding V4R domain-containing protein yields MIDISQLVTDKIPGNYFSVDAYLQGDIEFGVIENRSGSRLLAIPETLLQGLHAALDEEIGSSAGVVLYSCGRWWGRSFYRRLSEELENYYGKPITQMEMIEFLQCLKECWKAHGWGTLRVDLKYYQQGFLVIKITNSPFAESAITNNRPGCFLEAGVLSAFFSQLTGQSLHCTQTSCESMGAEGNYFVLGLEERLKSISAWLEEGHDHATIMELLCRNQTLVTV; encoded by the coding sequence ATGATAGATATTTCTCAATTAGTAACAGATAAAATCCCCGGTAACTATTTTTCAGTCGATGCCTATTTACAAGGAGATATAGAATTTGGAGTCATTGAAAACCGTAGCGGTTCTCGTTTATTGGCAATTCCAGAAACCTTACTTCAAGGACTTCATGCGGCATTAGACGAAGAAATTGGTTCTAGTGCTGGTGTTGTTCTTTATAGTTGCGGTCGTTGGTGGGGGAGAAGTTTCTATAGACGTTTGTCTGAAGAATTAGAAAATTACTATGGCAAACCTATCACTCAAATGGAGATGATCGAGTTTTTGCAATGTTTAAAAGAATGTTGGAAAGCTCACGGATGGGGAACTCTAAGGGTAGACCTGAAATATTATCAACAGGGTTTTTTAGTCATTAAAATTACTAACTCTCCTTTTGCGGAATCTGCTATTACTAATAATCGTCCTGGTTGTTTTTTAGAAGCGGGTGTTTTAAGTGCTTTTTTTAGTCAATTGACCGGACAATCATTACATTGTACTCAAACGAGTTGTGAGTCGATGGGCGCTGAGGGAAATTATTTTGTTCTCGGTTTAGAAGAACGTCTAAAATCGATTTCCGCTTGGTTAGAAGAAGGCCACGATCACGCCACAATTATGGAATTACTCTGTCGCAACCAAACTTTAGTAACTGTCTAA
- a CDS encoding NADH-quinone oxidoreductase subunit M: MLSTLLWLPVVGAAIVGFFPGNLEGAKLRQITAFFALLTFGWSIWLLTQFDLTLGGLQFQEYLPWIPQIGLSYSLAIDGLSLPLIVLNTLLTGIAIYSIGEKLERSRLYYSLILIINGGISGALMAQNLLLFIIFYELELIPFYLMIAIWGGEKRGYASIKFLLYTAVSGLLVLAAFLGITFLSGGTSFDYDAVNPQNFPLNTQLILLTLILVGFGIKIPLVPLHTWLPDAYTEASPATAILLGGILAKLGTYGLIRFGLQLFPETWSLISPGLAIIGTISVIYGALSAIAQKDIKRMVAYSSIGHMGYILVAAAAGTDLSILGSVAQMISHGLILALLFHLVGIVERKVGTRDLDVLNGLMNPIRGLPLTSALLITAGMASAGIPGLVGFAAEFMVFQGSFSTFPIPTLLCIVASGLTAVYFVILLNRTCFGKLDNQLAYYPKVLKTETIPALVLTVIILFLGIQPNWLVRWIEPTTDLFANHITLTKTEQIAIK; this comes from the coding sequence ATGCTAAGTACATTACTTTGGTTACCGGTTGTTGGGGCTGCAATCGTTGGATTTTTTCCAGGTAACTTAGAAGGCGCAAAACTTCGTCAAATTACTGCCTTTTTCGCCCTATTAACCTTCGGATGGTCAATTTGGTTATTAACTCAATTTGATTTAACTTTAGGGGGATTACAATTCCAAGAATATTTACCTTGGATTCCCCAAATTGGCTTAAGCTACAGTTTAGCCATTGACGGGTTATCCCTTCCCTTAATTGTTTTAAATACCTTATTAACAGGAATTGCCATTTACAGCATCGGAGAAAAGCTAGAACGTTCCCGTTTATATTATTCCCTCATTCTCATCATTAATGGGGGAATTAGTGGGGCATTAATGGCACAAAATTTACTGCTATTTATCATCTTTTATGAATTAGAATTAATTCCCTTTTACCTAATGATTGCCATCTGGGGAGGAGAAAAACGGGGCTATGCTTCGATTAAATTCCTCTTATACACGGCAGTGTCAGGATTATTAGTTTTAGCTGCTTTTTTAGGCATCACCTTCTTAAGTGGAGGCACTAGCTTTGATTATGATGCCGTTAACCCGCAAAACTTCCCTTTAAACACGCAATTAATTCTCCTCACTCTAATTCTGGTTGGTTTTGGGATTAAAATCCCCCTTGTTCCCCTACACACTTGGCTACCCGACGCTTATACAGAAGCCTCCCCCGCTACCGCTATTTTACTAGGAGGAATCTTAGCCAAACTCGGAACTTATGGATTAATTCGCTTTGGTTTACAACTATTCCCCGAAACCTGGTCATTAATTAGTCCAGGGTTAGCCATCATCGGAACAATTAGCGTCATTTATGGGGCCCTCAGTGCGATCGCCCAAAAAGACATTAAACGGATGGTTGCTTATAGTTCCATCGGCCACATGGGTTATATTTTAGTTGCTGCTGCTGCCGGAACCGACTTAAGCATCTTAGGAAGTGTCGCCCAAATGATCTCTCACGGGTTAATACTCGCCCTTCTGTTCCACCTCGTGGGTATTGTAGAACGAAAAGTCGGCACAAGAGACTTAGATGTCCTCAACGGGTTAATGAACCCCATCCGAGGTTTACCCCTCACCAGCGCCCTATTAATTACCGCCGGGATGGCCAGCGCCGGAATTCCGGGGTTAGTCGGATTTGCTGCTGAATTTATGGTATTCCAGGGCAGTTTTTCCACATTTCCTATCCCTACCCTACTGTGTATTGTTGCCTCTGGGTTAACCGCCGTTTATTTTGTCATCTTGCTTAACCGTACCTGTTTTGGTAAATTGGATAACCAACTAGCCTATTATCCCAAAGTCTTAAAAACCGAAACCATACCCGCCCTAGTCCTAACCGTTATCATTCTCTTTTTAGGCATACAACCCAACTGGTTAGTCCGTTGGATAGAACCAACAACAGACCTATTTGCCAATCATATTACCCTTACCAAAACAGAACAAATAGCCATCAAATAA
- a CDS encoding tetratricopeptide repeat protein — MIENLRKYDPMEEQQVNHQSDSNTPSQLSSTVNILDGVSGVFALGGAIASLVTQQVALAAFPVALSVGVHLVNRRQSINALQQHFQAMTLQQNLHIVKIEQKLQTLEEQLGQFKQESWLALETQEQDYTVQINNLSEQIKQLQQQTTDLDQSTQSLDSKQHQLTEVVEELRQLENYSQALRSEPTAAQVYYKRGFSYQRLGDKQGAIEDYSEAIRLDSKYAQAYHSRGILYGELGQRKLAVADLRQASKLYFDQGEIESYQKARDLGKELYDLRDVMETTAPLNSEDTHSGTPQFKAPSSVSVEHLFS; from the coding sequence ATGATTGAAAATTTAAGGAAATATGACCCTATGGAAGAACAACAAGTTAATCATCAATCTGACTCTAATACTCCTTCTCAACTGTCCTCAACGGTTAATATTTTAGATGGGGTTTCTGGTGTATTTGCTCTTGGCGGTGCTATTGCTTCTCTCGTGACTCAACAAGTGGCTCTAGCTGCTTTTCCTGTGGCTTTATCCGTCGGGGTTCATTTAGTTAATCGCCGACAATCTATTAATGCTCTACAACAGCATTTTCAAGCGATGACTCTGCAACAAAATTTACACATTGTCAAGATAGAGCAAAAGTTACAAACCTTAGAAGAACAATTAGGACAATTTAAACAAGAATCTTGGTTAGCGTTAGAAACACAAGAGCAAGATTATACTGTCCAAATCAATAATCTATCTGAACAAATTAAACAACTTCAACAACAGACTACAGATTTAGATCAGTCTACTCAATCGTTAGACTCGAAACAACACCAGTTAACTGAAGTCGTAGAAGAATTACGACAGTTAGAAAATTATTCTCAAGCTTTGCGCTCTGAACCGACGGCGGCTCAAGTTTATTATAAACGAGGCTTTAGTTATCAACGTCTTGGTGATAAACAAGGCGCGATCGAGGATTATTCTGAAGCCATTCGTCTCGATTCTAAATATGCTCAAGCTTATCACAGTCGCGGGATTCTCTATGGAGAACTGGGTCAACGTAAATTAGCGGTGGCTGATCTACGTCAAGCCTCTAAATTGTACTTTGATCAAGGAGAGATTGAAAGTTATCAAAAAGCACGGGATCTCGGTAAGGAATTATACGATCTTAGAGATGTGATGGAAACTACAGCCCCCCTTAACTCTGAGGACACTCACTCAGGAACACCTCAGTTTAAAGCTCCCTCCTCTGTCTCTGTCGAACATTTATTTTCTTAG
- a CDS encoding NAD(P)H-quinone oxidoreductase subunit F, translated as MSHFFSQTIWLVPCYALIGAILALPWSPGIIRQTGPRPAGYINMIMTLIGFTHSLIAIFDTWNQAPEYLSFNWLQTSSLTISLDVEITAVNLGALLLITGLNFAAQTYAIGYLEMDWGWARFYSLMALFEAGMCGLVLCNSLFFSYVILEILTLGTYLLIGYWFNQSLVVTGARDAFLTKRVGDLVLLMGVVALLPLAGTWNYTELAQWAKTVQLDPTIATLLTLALIAGPLGKCAQMPLHLWLDEAMEGPMPATILRNTIIVSTGAWLLVKLEPVLALSQTTLTVMIAIGSTTAILASLIAIAQIDIKRSLSYSVSAYMGLVFIAVGTGQAQEALTLIFTYAIAMSLLIMSVGGIVLNNISQNLSQYGGLWSRRPISGLSYLVGAASLVAFPPLGGFWALIKIGSNLWSNYPLLFGVLLVVNGLTAFSIIREFSLMFGGKPKPMTVRSPEGLWALVLPMTVVAGFALHIPLLLSQWHLLPSWETLNLTVVSSLGISTVVGGGLAAFIYLNDSISKPIQLQPKAVQDFFAYDLYTAQLYKVTIVFVVGLVSQLIAWFDRFIVDGVVNLVGLATVFSGQGLKYNVSGQTQSYFLTILIGIALLGIALCFPLLSLIY; from the coding sequence ATGAGTCACTTTTTCAGCCAGACAATCTGGTTAGTGCCTTGCTATGCTTTAATTGGGGCTATTTTGGCCCTTCCTTGGTCTCCGGGAATTATCCGTCAAACCGGCCCAAGACCTGCGGGATACATTAATATGATCATGACCCTGATCGGGTTCACTCATAGTTTAATCGCCATTTTCGACACTTGGAATCAAGCACCAGAATATTTATCCTTTAATTGGCTACAGACTTCAAGTTTAACTATTTCCTTGGATGTGGAAATTACGGCGGTTAATCTCGGAGCATTGCTATTAATTACCGGCTTAAACTTTGCGGCTCAAACTTACGCCATTGGTTATCTAGAAATGGATTGGGGTTGGGCGCGATTTTACTCTTTAATGGCATTATTTGAAGCGGGGATGTGTGGCCTCGTTTTATGTAATTCCCTCTTCTTTAGTTATGTCATCTTAGAAATTCTCACCCTAGGAACATATCTATTAATTGGTTATTGGTTTAATCAATCTTTAGTGGTAACCGGGGCTAGAGATGCGTTTCTCACTAAACGGGTGGGAGATTTAGTGTTATTGATGGGGGTAGTGGCTTTATTACCCTTAGCCGGGACTTGGAATTATACGGAATTAGCTCAATGGGCAAAAACCGTTCAACTCGATCCGACGATTGCGACTCTATTAACTTTAGCCTTGATCGCTGGCCCTTTAGGAAAATGTGCCCAAATGCCTCTCCATTTGTGGTTAGATGAGGCAATGGAAGGGCCGATGCCGGCGACGATTTTACGGAATACGATTATTGTCTCTACAGGGGCATGGCTACTGGTTAAACTTGAACCCGTGTTAGCCTTATCCCAGACGACTTTAACCGTCATGATCGCCATCGGTTCAACTACGGCTATTTTAGCCAGTTTAATTGCGATCGCCCAGATTGATATTAAACGGTCTTTGTCCTATTCTGTTAGTGCTTACATGGGGTTAGTCTTCATCGCCGTAGGAACTGGACAAGCCCAAGAAGCCTTAACTCTAATCTTTACCTATGCGATCGCCATGTCCCTGTTAATTATGAGTGTTGGGGGCATCGTTTTAAATAATATTAGCCAAAATTTAAGCCAATATGGGGGATTGTGGTCTCGTCGCCCTATTTCCGGCCTATCTTATTTAGTCGGGGCGGCTTCTCTGGTTGCCTTTCCTCCCTTGGGTGGATTTTGGGCATTGATTAAAATAGGGAGTAATCTTTGGTCAAATTACCCTCTTTTATTCGGGGTTTTATTGGTCGTTAATGGGTTAACCGCTTTTAGTATTATCCGTGAATTTAGCCTGATGTTTGGGGGCAAACCTAAACCGATGACGGTTCGTTCTCCAGAGGGGTTATGGGCTTTGGTCTTACCGATGACAGTTGTGGCCGGTTTTGCCCTTCATATTCCTTTGTTATTAAGTCAATGGCATCTGTTACCTTCTTGGGAAACCCTTAATTTAACAGTAGTTAGTTCTTTAGGTATTTCTACAGTTGTTGGGGGTGGATTAGCTGCCTTTATTTATCTCAATGACAGCATTTCTAAACCGATTCAATTACAACCCAAAGCGGTACAAGATTTCTTTGCTTATGACCTTTATACCGCCCAACTTTACAAAGTCACGATTGTGTTTGTGGTTGGATTGGTGTCTCAATTAATCGCCTGGTTTGACCGATTTATTGTGGATGGAGTGGTTAACTTAGTCGGGTTAGCTACGGTTTTTAGTGGGCAAGGATTAAAGTATAATGTTTCTGGGCAGACTCAATCATATTTCTTGACAATTTTAATTGGGATTGCTCTATTAGGGATTGCACTTTGTTTTCCCTTACTTTCTTTAATTTATTAA
- a CDS encoding V4R domain-containing protein, whose product MVFVPNKSADQQIKMFNRTEPPLKLKYPKKHDHFALNEFFYFDPKSGSITDWNKSRNILTSEDFIIGLIEGLEEEVGSASGVVMYQIGKQWGFKDADFFQTWFDDEYQYKTPLTEMNIAYVLEAWWWPFTTQGWGNWDIDLSEQKNGFMFVNIYDSAVARTLGDVGKPVCHIYAGLMAGFFSRLIKKDLSCIEIQCYSMGETFCKFLLGKQDRIDAATFWQNEGATAKDIEKRLLDGEYLT is encoded by the coding sequence ATGGTTTTTGTCCCCAATAAATCTGCCGATCAGCAAATCAAAATGTTCAACAGAACAGAACCGCCCTTAAAACTAAAATATCCGAAGAAACACGATCACTTTGCCTTAAATGAATTTTTCTACTTTGATCCCAAGTCAGGCTCAATTACAGACTGGAATAAAAGTCGCAACATTTTAACCAGTGAAGATTTTATTATTGGGTTAATAGAAGGACTAGAAGAAGAAGTTGGCAGTGCTTCAGGGGTTGTCATGTATCAAATTGGCAAACAGTGGGGCTTTAAAGATGCTGACTTCTTTCAAACCTGGTTTGACGACGAGTACCAATACAAAACTCCTCTGACAGAAATGAACATTGCTTATGTGTTAGAGGCGTGGTGGTGGCCGTTTACAACTCAAGGATGGGGAAACTGGGATATTGACTTAAGTGAGCAAAAAAATGGGTTCATGTTTGTCAATATTTATGATTCTGCTGTAGCTAGAACTTTGGGAGATGTAGGCAAACCAGTTTGTCATATTTACGCGGGTTTAATGGCAGGATTTTTTAGTCGTCTGATCAAAAAAGACCTCAGTTGTATCGAAATTCAATGTTATTCAATGGGGGAAACTTTCTGTAAGTTTCTTTTAGGAAAACAAGACCGCATCGATGCTGCAACCTTCTGGCAAAACGAAGGCGCAACAGCAAAAGACATAGAAAAACGCTTGCTTGATGGAGAATATCTCACATGA
- a CDS encoding 2Fe-2S iron-sulfur cluster-binding protein → MAKIVKLDPIDQEVSIQTNENLLSAMLKGKLHVLQECGGRGMCSTCHIYIKGGNESLSPLNRREKRTLEVITTANQYSRLACQARVLGPGVVLEVPEGMYLDEIENIEDLIGRRAEQDILHPLNGKVLVEKGKLITRSMMSQLESTKVEVSDFFRKTTDA, encoded by the coding sequence GTGGCAAAAATTGTTAAGCTCGACCCCATTGATCAAGAGGTTTCTATTCAAACGAATGAGAACCTTTTATCGGCGATGTTAAAAGGAAAATTGCACGTTTTACAAGAATGTGGTGGACGGGGAATGTGTTCTACCTGTCATATTTATATTAAAGGAGGCAACGAAAGTTTATCCCCTCTCAACCGTCGAGAAAAACGAACTCTAGAAGTCATTACTACAGCGAATCAATATTCTCGTTTAGCTTGTCAGGCGAGAGTTCTAGGCCCTGGTGTCGTCCTTGAAGTCCCTGAAGGGATGTATCTTGATGAAATTGAAAATATTGAAGATTTAATTGGTCGTCGAGCCGAACAAGATATTCTCCATCCTCTCAATGGCAAGGTATTAGTTGAAAAAGGAAAACTGATTACCCGTTCTATGATGAGTCAACTGGAAAGTACAAAAGTAGAAGTCTCAGACTTTTTTAGGAAAACGACAGACGCTTAA
- a CDS encoding phycobilisome protein gives MQTDLATLFYAAQDHYLSDGEITNFKHQIDTLRLRVEVYECLRDREIEIFQPIANYLEEAFAQENPQVLEQALKHWLSVVRYSAFATLLNNPEYLKHRLLEWLTDIVAAHKMQEIETYLYEFLQLKLSEILTQDQLALLNPFLELAKETLFNPTHTIDTDIEATI, from the coding sequence ATGCAAACCGACTTAGCTACCTTATTTTATGCAGCCCAAGATCATTATTTATCTGACGGGGAAATTACCAATTTTAAACACCAAATTGACACTCTACGACTCCGAGTAGAAGTCTATGAATGCTTACGCGATCGAGAAATAGAAATATTTCAACCCATCGCCAATTACCTCGAAGAAGCCTTTGCTCAAGAAAATCCTCAAGTGCTTGAGCAAGCTTTAAAACATTGGCTCTCCGTAGTCCGTTACAGTGCCTTTGCTACTCTACTCAATAATCCCGAATATTTAAAACATCGGCTCTTAGAGTGGTTAACCGACATTGTCGCCGCCCACAAAATGCAAGAAATAGAAACCTATCTTTATGAATTCTTGCAACTGAAACTCTCAGAAATATTAACTCAGGATCAATTAGCCTTACTCAATCCTTTTTTAGAATTGGCCAAAGAAACCCTTTTCAACCCAACTCACACCATTGATACTGATATAGAAGCAACAATATAG
- a CDS encoding CO2 hydration protein has translation MVQTSLETTKTTPPKLPPSTHEFAEVIHRLEAGGSMLPDTPENLMQIIGIYKAYAVPMDFYWRDLLYIAERVFLEPLPFFKYFLPKEYLDLHNHYAGDDADLRIWRGEATAHPELLEFMEKGTTFKMPKLLHHLWHDRINMEFAEACMQAMLWHGRDMGWGKFDAYLDSEEYKTNADRAIKAYFKNNPLMMGLYKLFPDMFLEQVRQLSYYSNLGLFWEVMAPVFFEMSDIYDEGGFKGVPDAMNFLVNGIFAIAGRPIYHHVYIGDECYEIIPKSKGFTWLYEAALPYVEAVFYRTAPFRGTKSYNAQARQVPDDQKDFHYGILYADVFPVGTAGIPPTLLMDDMYHFLPDYLKEYYAKHCRGQDDILIQLGITFQRSMYNVTSAVIQALRQALLYPLDDPNPKHLMKNRQFFEAQIDRFKRPEARLRDIQSPDYR, from the coding sequence ATGGTACAAACATCCCTCGAAACAACCAAAACAACACCCCCGAAACTCCCCCCATCGACTCACGAATTCGCCGAAGTTATTCACCGTCTAGAAGCCGGTGGATCAATGTTACCCGATACCCCAGAAAACCTGATGCAAATTATCGGCATATACAAAGCTTATGCAGTGCCGATGGATTTTTACTGGCGAGATTTATTATATATTGCTGAACGAGTCTTTTTAGAACCTTTACCCTTTTTTAAATACTTTCTCCCCAAAGAATACCTAGACTTACATAATCATTATGCCGGGGATGATGCAGACTTAAGAATATGGCGAGGAGAAGCAACCGCCCATCCTGAATTATTAGAATTCATGGAAAAAGGCACAACCTTCAAAATGCCCAAATTATTGCATCATTTGTGGCACGATCGCATTAATATGGAATTTGCCGAAGCTTGTATGCAAGCGATGTTGTGGCATGGGCGAGATATGGGATGGGGAAAATTTGACGCTTATCTCGATAGTGAAGAATATAAAACCAATGCAGACCGGGCAATAAAAGCCTATTTTAAAAATAATCCGTTGATGATGGGATTATATAAACTCTTCCCCGATATGTTCTTAGAACAGGTGAGACAGTTATCTTATTATTCTAATTTGGGACTATTTTGGGAAGTGATGGCCCCGGTCTTTTTTGAGATGTCAGATATTTATGATGAAGGAGGATTTAAAGGCGTTCCGGATGCGATGAATTTCTTAGTTAATGGAATTTTTGCCATTGCCGGACGACCCATTTATCATCATGTTTATATTGGGGATGAATGCTATGAAATTATCCCGAAATCTAAAGGGTTTACTTGGTTATATGAAGCCGCATTACCCTATGTAGAGGCGGTATTTTATCGGACTGCCCCTTTTAGAGGAACTAAGTCATATAATGCCCAAGCTAGACAAGTTCCCGACGACCAAAAAGACTTCCATTATGGGATTTTATACGCGGATGTTTTCCCGGTTGGAACTGCCGGTATTCCTCCGACGTTATTAATGGATGATATGTATCATTTTCTCCCCGATTATTTGAAGGAATATTACGCTAAACATTGCCGGGGTCAAGATGATATTTTAATTCAATTAGGAATTACCTTTCAACGGTCGATGTACAATGTAACTTCCGCCGTTATTCAAGCCTTACGACAAGCGTTGTTATATCCTTTAGATGATCCAAACCCGAAACATTTAATGAAAAACCGCCAGTTTTTTGAGGCACAAATCGATCGATTTAAGCGCCCTGAAGCCCGTTTAAGGGACATTCAAAGCCCAGATTACCGTTAA
- a CDS encoding fasciclin domain-containing protein has protein sequence MADIVDIAVSNENFKTLVAAVSAANLVDTLKSPGPFTVFAPTDAAFAKLPPGTITTLLQNIPQLTRILCYHVVPGKLMKADLEKVSQVTSVEGSPISIDCSDDFEVKNASVILADIEADNGVIHVIDNVILMG, from the coding sequence ATGGCTGATATTGTCGATATTGCTGTTAGTAATGAAAATTTTAAAACCTTAGTTGCTGCCGTCTCCGCAGCTAATTTAGTTGATACCCTAAAAAGTCCAGGGCCTTTTACGGTTTTTGCCCCTACGGATGCAGCTTTTGCTAAACTTCCCCCTGGAACAATTACCACCCTTTTACAAAATATTCCTCAGTTAACTCGCATTCTTTGTTATCATGTTGTTCCCGGCAAACTGATGAAAGCAGATTTAGAAAAAGTCTCTCAAGTAACCTCCGTTGAAGGTTCACCGATTTCTATTGATTGTTCTGATGATTTTGAGGTAAAAAATGCTTCCGTTATTCTGGCAGATATCGAAGCGGATAACGGGGTAATTCATGTAATAGATAATGTGATTTTAATGGGATAA
- a CDS encoding 2Fe-2S iron-sulfur cluster-binding protein gives MSRTPKIDETFSVTLINEKRDLDKTILVSEREIILDIAEQEQLKLPYSCRAGACIDCLGKVVKGQVDQSEKALEFLKPDELKAGYVLLCACSPRSDCVIETHQAEELFGED, from the coding sequence ATGAGCAGAACCCCGAAAATTGATGAAACTTTTTCCGTGACTTTAATTAACGAAAAAAGAGACCTTGATAAAACTATTCTAGTTAGCGAAAGGGAAATTATTCTCGACATAGCAGAACAAGAACAATTAAAATTACCTTATTCCTGCCGCGCCGGGGCTTGTATAGACTGTTTAGGTAAAGTGGTAAAAGGCCAAGTCGATCAAAGTGAAAAAGCCCTCGAATTCCTCAAACCCGATGAGCTAAAAGCCGGCTATGTTCTTCTGTGTGCTTGTAGTCCTCGTTCTGATTGTGTGATTGAAACTCATCAAGCTGAGGAATTATTTGGAGAAGATTAA
- a CDS encoding carbonic anhydrase, translated as MINLSRRNAIKYGGGFLGTGLAATVLGSNLVKPEPVAAQNPIIAQNKDITPDQALRKLMEGNKRFVEQKRQTPNQTRERLVEVSESQAPFASILGCADSRVPAEIVFDQGLGDLFVCRIAGNIAIAEEVGSLEFGSMVLGSKVLMVLGHSRCGAVEATIKGGRFPGQIGTLIDDIQVGVERAQQQSGTNKLEMAIQANVIHQVELLNQSVVLGDLIDKNQLKIVGGYYDLETGEVTLLT; from the coding sequence TTGATCAATTTGTCTCGACGAAATGCCATTAAATATGGAGGCGGATTTTTAGGAACAGGACTAGCAGCAACGGTGCTAGGTTCAAATTTAGTTAAACCTGAACCGGTAGCAGCACAAAATCCCATAATTGCTCAAAATAAAGATATTACTCCTGATCAAGCTTTGCGAAAATTAATGGAAGGAAATAAGCGCTTTGTCGAACAAAAACGCCAAACTCCTAACCAAACCAGAGAAAGATTAGTAGAAGTATCTGAAAGTCAAGCACCTTTTGCTTCAATTCTCGGCTGTGCTGATTCTAGAGTCCCTGCTGAAATCGTTTTTGATCAGGGATTAGGGGATTTATTTGTCTGTCGAATTGCGGGAAATATAGCGATTGCTGAAGAAGTCGGTAGCCTTGAATTTGGCTCGATGGTATTAGGATCTAAAGTGCTAATGGTTTTAGGACATTCCCGTTGTGGGGCAGTTGAAGCTACGATAAAAGGGGGCAGATTTCCCGGACAAATAGGAACTTTAATTGATGATATACAAGTCGGAGTAGAAAGAGCACAACAACAATCCGGAACTAACAAACTTGAAATGGCTATTCAAGCTAATGTTATTCATCAAGTTGAGCTTTTAAATCAATCCGTTGTTTTAGGAGATTTAATTGATAAAAATCAACTGAAAATTGTTGGCGGTTATTACGATTTAGAAACCGGAGAAGTAACCCTTTTGACTTAG